In Acinetobacter piscicola, a single window of DNA contains:
- the znuD gene encoding zinc piracy TonB-dependent receptor ZnuD — protein sequence MSFSKHILTLSILTVFSTSSWAEEQATPQQKTIANEDGIQQLDTLTLTAHPLQQSKQDFGVADQTVSRDTLQQGGSTLGEALKQQLGVYSNSFGAGSSRPVIRGQEGARVKVTQNATESMDVSSLSPDHTVTVDPQLAEKIELIRGPSTLLYGAGSVGGLVNVVDSKIATKMPKDGYVGDVGLRYNSGNDEKLAHAGVTVGLGSNVALRVEGLKREANDYIAPNYSVTEDHGDHTHSTKERRVGNTFSESDNVNVGLSWIGERGFAGVSYSNRQDQYGLPGHSHEYESCHPHGDHLHCGGHDDHEHEDESAHDHEGHDHDHSGAGPWIDLKTERYDFRSELNNPFAGFKKLRAQASYTDYQHDEIEGDEAMTTFKSKGYEGRIELVHNPLAQWEGVWGLQASQQKLDISGEEAIFAPNKTQKYSLFGLEHRQLGDVHLELGTRFDHQKIDIDSTQKDFDGNAFSVSGAANWEFKPDYTLSLSASHQQRLPSAQELYSKGGHFATNTYELGNENLDKEKSNNVEVGLHYDGDQLSYHVHLYHNWFDNYIYAKTLDQYENFRLIEYSQDAAKFYGTEAEVAYQWNDMYKTTIFGDYVRGKIDNENAPRVPAGRLGTRVNANFDDNWSGSAEYSHVFNQDKFASYERETKGYNMVNVGVAYQHPFANKQVAKVYLNANNLLDETVYEHSSFLSTIPQMGRNFVIGVDYKF from the coding sequence GCCGATCAAACCGTTTCTCGGGACACCTTACAGCAAGGTGGCTCTACTTTAGGTGAAGCACTAAAACAACAATTAGGTGTGTATTCTAATAGTTTTGGTGCAGGTTCAAGCCGACCTGTGATTCGTGGGCAAGAAGGTGCACGCGTAAAAGTCACACAAAATGCCACTGAAAGTATGGATGTATCCAGTTTGTCACCCGATCATACGGTCACTGTCGACCCGCAATTGGCTGAAAAAATTGAATTGATTCGAGGGCCTTCGACTTTATTGTATGGTGCGGGCTCGGTCGGTGGTCTAGTCAATGTTGTTGACTCTAAAATTGCCACAAAAATGCCAAAAGACGGTTATGTAGGGGATGTCGGCCTACGCTATAACTCAGGTAATGATGAAAAATTAGCACATGCGGGGGTGACAGTCGGCTTAGGCTCAAATGTTGCGTTGCGAGTTGAAGGTTTAAAGCGTGAAGCCAATGATTATATTGCACCCAATTATAGCGTAACCGAAGATCATGGCGATCATACACACAGCACGAAAGAGCGTCGTGTGGGCAATACATTCTCTGAATCAGACAATGTCAATGTTGGTTTATCTTGGATTGGTGAACGAGGTTTTGCAGGTGTGTCTTATAGCAACCGCCAAGATCAATATGGTTTACCCGGACATAGTCATGAGTATGAATCATGTCATCCACATGGCGATCATTTACATTGTGGCGGACATGATGACCATGAACATGAAGATGAATCGGCACATGATCACGAAGGACATGATCATGATCACTCAGGTGCAGGACCATGGATCGATTTAAAAACGGAACGTTATGATTTCCGCTCAGAATTAAACAATCCATTTGCTGGCTTTAAAAAATTACGTGCTCAAGCCAGTTATACAGATTATCAACATGATGAAATTGAAGGTGATGAGGCAATGACCACTTTCAAAAGTAAAGGTTATGAAGGGCGTATTGAATTGGTGCACAATCCTTTAGCGCAGTGGGAAGGTGTATGGGGGCTACAAGCAAGCCAGCAAAAACTCGATATTTCAGGTGAAGAAGCGATTTTTGCACCGAATAAAACTCAAAAATATAGTCTATTTGGTTTAGAGCATCGTCAGTTAGGTGATGTGCATTTAGAGTTAGGGACTCGTTTTGATCATCAAAAAATTGATATTGATTCAACGCAAAAAGACTTTGATGGCAATGCCTTTTCTGTTTCAGGTGCAGCAAATTGGGAATTTAAGCCAGATTACACATTGTCTTTATCGGCATCGCATCAGCAACGTTTACCTTCGGCACAAGAACTATATTCAAAGGGTGGACATTTTGCGACCAATACTTATGAATTAGGCAATGAAAATTTAGACAAAGAAAAGTCAAATAATGTTGAAGTTGGGCTGCATTATGATGGAGATCAGCTCAGTTATCATGTTCATCTATATCATAATTGGTTTGATAATTACATTTATGCCAAAACTTTGGATCAGTACGAAAATTTCCGTCTGATTGAATATAGCCAAGATGCAGCCAAGTTTTATGGCACTGAAGCAGAAGTGGCTTATCAGTGGAATGATATGTATAAAACAACGATTTTTGGTGACTATGTACGTGGCAAAATTGACAATGAAAATGCGCCTCGTGTGCCCGCAGGTCGTTTAGGTACACGTGTAAATGCAAATTTTGATGACAACTGGTCAGGTTCTGCTGAATATTCACATGTGTTTAATCAAGATAAATTTGCTTCTTATGAGCGAGAAACCAAAGGCTACAATATGGTGAATGTCGGTGTGGCTTATCAGCATCCGTTTGCCAATAAACAAGTTGCCAAAGTTTATTTGAATGCCAATAATTTACTCGATGAAACGGTCTATGAACATAGCTCATTCTTGTCAACCATTCCACAAATGGGACGAAACTTTGTCATCGGTGTGGATTATAAATTCTAA
- a CDS encoding phospholipase D family protein, with protein MRIFHKIHSKLNWSKRRYLSLIFAALALGYLSSAIYHTVKSLPQGLNFTGPLRYADVKFIADETYIDAQGKQQLDHHIFDQILALIKQAKTTIVVDIFLFNSEVGESKVQQRALTHQLTEALINQKVVNPTLEIKFITDPINSVYGGIAPEQYRKLRQGGIEVIETNLTPLRASNPTWSGFWYLCCQDIGNNAEKGWLNNPFGKEPITLRSYLNLFNFKANHRKTIVVDTNEGWKTIVTSANPHDGSSRHSNVALMVNGAVATDVLKSEQPVAQMSGGDTPFVIVGKLPESPANPQVQVLTEHAIYDAVLNLLDSAKANDQIDLAMFYLSERKIVKGLIAAKQRGVKLRILLDPNKDAFGRQKNGIPNRQVASELHDAGVDVRWCNTQGEQCHSKMIIKRNAQSAELILGSANFTARNLKNYNLETDLRVVGNPQQQIFLDATQYFNTAWSNLNGRNMSVDYSKFADESTFKYGVYRFMEWSGLSTF; from the coding sequence ATGCGTATCTTTCATAAAATTCACAGTAAGTTGAATTGGTCAAAACGTCGTTATTTAAGTTTAATCTTTGCTGCATTGGCATTGGGTTATTTATCTTCTGCGATTTATCATACAGTGAAATCTTTACCACAAGGACTGAATTTTACTGGACCTTTACGGTATGCTGATGTGAAATTTATTGCAGATGAAACCTATATTGATGCACAAGGTAAACAGCAGCTAGATCATCATATTTTTGATCAAATTTTAGCTTTGATTAAACAAGCAAAAACCACCATCGTGGTGGATATATTTCTATTTAACAGTGAGGTGGGTGAGTCTAAAGTTCAGCAAAGAGCATTAACCCATCAATTAACCGAAGCATTGATTAATCAAAAAGTGGTCAATCCTACATTGGAAATTAAATTTATTACTGACCCCATTAACTCTGTTTATGGTGGAATTGCCCCTGAACAATATCGTAAATTGCGTCAAGGTGGCATTGAGGTGATTGAAACCAATCTTACCCCGCTACGGGCTTCAAATCCGACATGGTCTGGTTTTTGGTATTTATGCTGCCAAGATATCGGCAATAATGCTGAAAAAGGTTGGTTAAACAATCCATTTGGTAAAGAGCCGATCACCCTTCGTAGTTATTTAAACTTATTTAATTTCAAAGCCAATCACCGTAAAACCATTGTGGTTGATACGAACGAAGGTTGGAAAACGATTGTCACTTCGGCAAATCCGCATGATGGCAGTTCTCGTCATTCTAATGTGGCATTGATGGTGAATGGTGCTGTCGCAACTGATGTGTTGAAGTCTGAACAACCTGTGGCACAGATGTCAGGTGGAGATACACCTTTTGTGATCGTGGGGAAATTACCTGAAAGTCCAGCCAATCCACAAGTGCAAGTGCTGACTGAACACGCAATTTATGATGCAGTTTTAAATTTATTAGACAGTGCAAAAGCCAATGATCAAATTGATTTGGCAATGTTCTATCTGTCAGAGCGTAAAATTGTCAAAGGATTGATTGCTGCAAAGCAACGTGGTGTGAAATTGCGTATTTTGCTTGATCCAAATAAAGACGCATTCGGTCGTCAGAAAAATGGCATTCCAAACCGTCAAGTGGCATCTGAATTGCATGATGCAGGTGTTGATGTGCGTTGGTGCAATACACAAGGCGAGCAATGTCATAGCAAGATGATCATCAAACGTAATGCGCAGTCTGCAGAGTTGATTTTAGGTTCTGCCAATTTTACCGCACGTAATCTGAAAAACTATAATTTGGAAACAGATTTACGTGTTGTGGGCAATCCGCAACAGCAGATTTTTCTGGATGCGACACAGTATTTTAATACGGCTTGGTCGAACTTAAATGGTCGCAATATGAGTGTGGATTATTCAAAGTTTGCGGATGAATCGACATTCAAATATGGCGTGTATCGATTTATGGAATGGAGTGGTCTGTCAACATTTTGA
- a CDS encoding tetratricopeptide repeat protein codes for MQKIMQNHKTLKKFKTSFFLTSILAIGIFISPFAFAENPLVTQAKELQTGSENVGIDHQKAIALLKKASDEGDAEAMYLLSQYYNFTSAFRYLPENPYLNDELRISAAKKGNWDAIDNLISEVKIQENMFQTPDKKQIINALMPLIIKGAKERNSRAFLAIADLNEQYRDRGYNLKQCDYLNQGLQTGDIWGAGYRMQFCEEEALKKLKLPSTEEFKNKYIQQLKDAVGEYKLVSKPSIGEKIILLERFGNLELDKNLSTFKDNLNREIKNFYLSQAKKGYSDAYLKLADEYLGDKNHDVWIEKAAALNNRIAITDLGYNYLYGENGSKQNVALGRKYLEKAIVLNDPIAMGVLGTWLYNESEDQEVLDHSIELLKSAAELDSLNAMENLSKAVAESDSYFWAVEAYKNGTKEQSILEIAYKAYSEGLGVPKDKVLADRVQKKLKNLVEKEETRKAVFGI; via the coding sequence ATGCAAAAAATCATGCAAAACCATAAAACTTTAAAAAAATTTAAAACATCATTTTTTTTAACATCGATTCTTGCCATAGGGATATTTATTTCGCCTTTTGCCTTTGCTGAAAATCCTTTAGTCACTCAAGCCAAAGAGTTGCAAACAGGCAGTGAAAATGTCGGTATTGATCATCAAAAAGCCATTGCATTGCTGAAAAAAGCCTCTGATGAAGGTGATGCAGAGGCGATGTATTTATTAAGTCAGTATTATAATTTCACCTCAGCTTTTCGATATTTACCAGAAAACCCATATTTAAATGATGAGTTGAGAATTTCAGCAGCTAAAAAGGGTAACTGGGATGCTATAGATAATTTAATCTCTGAAGTTAAAATTCAGGAAAATATGTTTCAAACACCAGATAAAAAACAAATAATAAATGCATTAATGCCATTGATTATAAAAGGGGCGAAGGAAAGAAATAGTAGAGCATTTCTTGCTATAGCAGATTTGAATGAACAGTATCGCGATCGAGGATATAATTTAAAACAATGCGATTATTTAAATCAAGGCTTGCAGACTGGAGATATTTGGGGGGCAGGATATCGAATGCAGTTTTGTGAAGAAGAAGCACTGAAAAAATTAAAGTTACCTTCAACTGAAGAATTTAAAAATAAATATATACAACAATTAAAGGACGCAGTGGGAGAATATAAATTAGTTTCTAAGCCTTCAATTGGAGAGAAAATTATATTGTTAGAGCGGTTTGGAAATTTAGAATTAGATAAAAATTTGAGTACTTTCAAAGATAATTTAAATCGTGAAATAAAGAATTTTTATTTGTCACAAGCAAAGAAAGGTTATAGTGATGCATATTTAAAACTCGCAGATGAATATTTAGGTGACAAAAACCACGATGTATGGATTGAGAAAGCTGCTGCACTAAATAATCGTATTGCGATAACAGATTTAGGTTATAACTATTTATATGGCGAGAATGGATCTAAGCAGAATGTAGCGCTAGGACGAAAGTATTTAGAAAAAGCAATTGTTTTAAATGATCCTATTGCAATGGGGGTATTAGGAACTTGGCTTTACAATGAAAGTGAAGATCAAGAAGTGCTTGATCATTCAATTGAACTATTAAAGTCTGCCGCAGAACTAGATTCTCTCAATGCGATGGAAAATCTTTCAAAAGCTGTAGCTGAATCTGACAGTTATTTCTGGGCAGTTGAAGCCTACAAAAATGGGACAAAAGAACAAAGTATTTTAGAAATAGCGTATAAAGCATACTCTGAAGGCTTAGGTGTACCGAAGGATAAAGTTTTAGCAGATCGAGTACAGAAAAAGTTAAAAAACTTAGTTGAAAAAGAAGAGACTAGAAAAGCAGTTTTTGGTATTTAA